The Peribacillus simplex genome contains the following window.
TTTCATTTGGCATGATTCTTTCCACTTCGGGAAAGAGGGCGATTTGCTTCATGACATCTTTTGTAGCAGTCACAGCAATCGCATTAACAATGTAAAAGGATTGAAAATTGGTCGCCTTACCGGCTTTTTCTTGCTTATCTAAGTACTTTTTAATTGGTGTTTGAGTTTTAAGAGCTGTAGCACGAAGCTCAGAGACTACACTTGATCGTTTAAGTAACTTTGAATTATTTGCAGATAATTTTTGTGATTTTGCTGTTTTTGCAGCTTTTGAGGATATGTCCTTGGTGTCCACTTGTTCTTTGAATTTAACGAGAAATGTCACCTTTTCGTTTTTTTCATATTGGGAAAGTACTTTTGCGGCGATTTTCTTTTGATTCTTTCCCGATAATTCATCTTTAGCGGAAGTATGAAGTTTATTAGATGCTGCTGTGATGGAGCTTGTCGGCAGAATGATCGATCCAATAAGCATGATCGTGAATAATAAACCTAACCATTTTCTTTTGTTTTGCAAGTTTTTTCCCCCTATTCCATTTTCAAAGAACAAAAAGCGACCAGCCTATACCCAATTTCCCCTCCTTTCTAAATAATTGGCCACTATGTAGAACCATGTTAATGATAACCAATAAACATATGAAAAAAATGTCATATTTTGGAATTAAAAATGCTATTTCGTGAAAATGAACATATTGTAGGAAGAGTGTGTGTGGAAAAATAAGGGAAAATACCTCTGATTTGAAAAGAGAACGGAAGGAATATAAAAAAAACATGCTATTCTACGGGTGTCGAAAGGACTCTTTTTTATTTCAAAAATAAAAATGGTAATAAAGGTTCAAAATGCCTTGTTTATAATTTGTTATATAGACGGCAATCTTTACTCGAGACATGTCAGTGAATGGAAAGTCCTTGAATGAAAAAAAAGCTAATCCAATTTGGATTAGCTTTTTTTCATAACCGTTTCATTCTTCGTAGGCACATTGGCATGATCTTTTTTATAAACTCGTTGCAGCACGATGGACTGAACAATCATGAATAAACCTCCGATTGACCAATACAGTGGCAATGCTGCAGGAGCGGAGAAAGAAATGAATAAAATCATCACTGGTGAGAGCAGGCTCATCACCTTCATTTGTTTCTGCTGTTCTTCCGGCATTTGTCTCATGGAAAGGACTGATTGGAAATAATAGATGACACCAGCGATAATCGCCATGGCAATATTCGGCTGGCCAAGGCTGAACCAAAGGAAATTATGGGTCGCAATTTCATGGGAACCTTGAATCGCATAATAAAAGCCCATTAGAATCGGCATTTGGATTAAAAGCGGCAGACAGCCCATATTTAGCGGATTGACTCCGTGCTTTTGGTATAGCTGCATCATTTCCTGTTGCAGGGCCTTTTGTTTAACTGGATCCTTAGTCTCTTTAATTTTCTGCTGGATTGCTGCCATTTCTGGTTTCAGCCCATTCATCTTCGTTTTCATGCTGAGCTGTGTTTTATATTGCTTGGCAGTCAGTGGAAGCAAGACTAGACGGATGAGAAATGTCATCATAATGATACTTAAACCATAGTTACCATTAAATATATCAGCATTGAATTCAAGCATTTTTGTCATGGGGTTAACCAATGCTGTATGAAATGGGCCGCTCGTTGCTGCAGAGCATCCTGTCAAAAGGGTCGTAGCTAAAAATAGGACGGTAATTAGTAACATGCTTTTCTTCTTCAAAATAATTCCTCCTCGAATTGTAAGTGGTTAAACAACAATAAGGAGGCTTGGTTCATCTGAATCATCGAGTGAATCCTTTTGCTTTTGCCGGATAAATGTGAAAAAGCGCTGTGCACCCCGCCAGTCAAAAATGCTGCATGCTTGAACAGGGGAT
Protein-coding sequences here:
- the yidC gene encoding membrane protein insertase YidC; amino-acid sequence: MKKKSMLLITVLFLATTLLTGCSAATSGPFHTALVNPMTKMLEFNADIFNGNYGLSIIMMTFLIRLVLLPLTAKQYKTQLSMKTKMNGLKPEMAAIQQKIKETKDPVKQKALQQEMMQLYQKHGVNPLNMGCLPLLIQMPILMGFYYAIQGSHEIATHNFLWFSLGQPNIAMAIIAGVIYYFQSVLSMRQMPEEQQKQMKVMSLLSPVMILFISFSAPAALPLYWSIGGLFMIVQSIVLQRVYKKDHANVPTKNETVMKKS